A single window of Chloracidobacterium thermophilum B DNA harbors:
- a CDS encoding coiled-coil domain-containing protein — translation MPASMSISDTSLSPVSFPPESGPKDSLQVLPTLTRLVYRWCVGLINRTLERFPALQHGISRLEAAEMTIRRLRQERDEALGFLRERNQELAHYDTAVRNLFSVVSEVTREMEDIRQALLTYNRHVAEHLSHRESNILQLQYRLQEAAMDMQEAQADLDDIEETVRHYFHQREGDILQLQYRLQEAAMDMQEAQADLDDIEETVRHYFHQREGDILQLQYRLQEAAVDMEEVQADLNDLELAVRRHLQQLGRRIEVADLALFGMLEVAKETEGELDLLSQQVHRQHRLFARVYGESLAENARLTQEIDTLVAEAAQTNEMTAKHIRALEQELASLRSR, via the coding sequence ATGCCAGCTTCCATGTCCATCAGTGACACCTCCCTCTCACCGGTCTCCTTCCCGCCAGAAAGTGGACCAAAAGACTCCCTTCAGGTTTTACCGACCCTGACCCGCCTGGTGTACCGGTGGTGTGTGGGTCTCATCAATCGCACCCTGGAGCGGTTCCCGGCACTTCAGCACGGAATTAGCCGCCTTGAGGCAGCCGAAATGACCATCCGCCGTCTCCGCCAGGAACGGGATGAAGCGCTGGGTTTTCTGCGTGAACGCAACCAGGAACTGGCACATTACGACACCGCCGTACGCAACCTGTTCTCGGTAGTCAGCGAAGTCACCCGCGAGATGGAGGACATCCGGCAGGCGTTGTTGACATACAACAGGCACGTTGCCGAACATCTGTCCCACCGCGAAAGCAATATCCTTCAGCTTCAGTACCGTTTGCAGGAAGCCGCAATGGATATGCAGGAAGCCCAGGCTGATCTGGACGATATTGAAGAGACCGTGCGTCACTATTTCCATCAGCGTGAAGGTGACATTCTCCAGCTTCAATACCGTTTGCAGGAAGCCGCAATGGATATGCAGGAAGCCCAAGCTGATCTGGACGATATCGAAGAGACCGTGCGTCACTATTTCCATCAGCGTGAAGGTGACATTCTCCAGCTTCAATACCGCTTGCAGGAAGCGGCTGTGGACATGGAGGAGGTCCAGGCCGATCTGAACGATCTCGAACTGGCGGTGCGCCGCCATCTTCAGCAGCTTGGACGGCGGATTGAGGTTGCCGACTTGGCGTTGTTTGGCATGCTTGAAGTGGCGAAAGAAACCGAAGGTGAACTTGACCTTCTATCCCAGCAGGTACATCGTCAACACAGGTTGTTTGCCCGGGTGTATGGTGAATCTCTCGCCGAAAATGCACGGCTCACGCAAGAAATAGATACCCTTGTTGCAGAAGCGGCCCAGACCAATGAAATGACGGCGAAGCACATCCGGGCGCTGGAACAGGAACTGGCCAGCCTGCGCTCCCGCTAG
- a CDS encoding PrkA family serine protein kinase: MSDTETPKPDITQLLEAHRRDRASLHWEGTFREYFEMAVKRPQLTQLAHARICDMILAAGTTVINPGTRDEITRYNFFSEELFGIDETIEQLVEYFKSAAQRLEVRKRILLLMGPVGGGKSTIVTLLKRGLEKWTRTEAGAVYAIKGDPMHGDPMHLIPQELRPEIQKHYGIYIEGELSPQARYDLEHTYKGRHEDVIVERIVFSEKDRVGIGTFAPSDPKSQDVSELTGSIDLSTIGEVGVESDPRAYRFDGELNVANRGMMEFIEILKCDEKFLYSLLTLSQEQAIKTGRYAMIYADEVIISHTNENEYLAFVGNKKNEALQDRIIMIKVPYNLKVSEEERIYKKLLSQSSLQGMHIAPYTLRVAAMFAVLTRLEPPKRANMDLIKKMKLYDGEDVDGFKSKDVKELKAETVREGMFGISPRYIINCLSNALVQGEKKYITPIDALRAIRDGFDQHTGITPEEREKYLNLLTLVRKEYDEIAKTEVQRAFVYSFEEMAKSICDNYLDNVEAYCNKEKIKDPITEEEMEPDERLMRSIEEQIGISENAKNMFRQEILIRISTYARKGKRFEYNSHERLKEAIEKKIFADLKDIVKITTSTKSPDADQLRRINEVIDRLVKKHGYTPESANELLNYVGSLLSR; the protein is encoded by the coding sequence ATGTCTGATACTGAAACCCCAAAGCCCGATATTACCCAACTTCTGGAAGCACACCGGCGTGATCGTGCTTCGCTGCACTGGGAAGGGACGTTCCGCGAGTACTTTGAAATGGCGGTCAAGCGGCCTCAGCTCACGCAACTGGCGCATGCCCGCATCTGCGACATGATTCTGGCTGCTGGCACGACGGTCATCAATCCAGGTACGCGAGATGAGATCACGCGCTACAACTTTTTCAGCGAGGAGCTTTTTGGCATTGATGAGACGATTGAGCAGTTGGTCGAGTACTTCAAGTCGGCGGCCCAACGCCTGGAGGTCCGCAAGCGGATTCTCCTGCTGATGGGGCCGGTCGGCGGAGGAAAGTCCACCATCGTCACCTTGCTCAAGCGGGGCCTGGAGAAGTGGACACGCACCGAAGCCGGTGCCGTGTATGCCATCAAGGGCGACCCGATGCATGGCGATCCCATGCACCTCATTCCCCAGGAGCTGCGCCCCGAAATCCAGAAGCACTACGGCATCTACATTGAGGGCGAACTCAGCCCGCAAGCCCGCTACGACCTGGAGCACACCTACAAGGGACGGCACGAGGATGTCATTGTCGAACGGATTGTCTTTTCGGAAAAAGACCGGGTCGGCATCGGCACGTTCGCGCCAAGCGATCCCAAGTCGCAGGATGTCTCCGAGTTGACCGGCTCCATTGACCTTTCCACGATTGGCGAAGTTGGCGTGGAAAGCGATCCACGCGCCTATCGCTTCGATGGCGAACTCAACGTTGCCAATCGCGGCATGATGGAGTTCATCGAAATCCTCAAGTGCGATGAGAAGTTTCTCTACTCGCTGCTTACGCTGTCGCAGGAACAGGCCATCAAAACCGGTCGGTACGCGATGATCTACGCCGATGAGGTCATTATTTCGCATACCAATGAAAATGAATACCTGGCCTTCGTCGGCAATAAGAAAAATGAAGCCTTGCAGGACCGGATCATCATGATCAAGGTGCCCTATAACCTCAAGGTTTCAGAAGAGGAACGAATCTACAAAAAACTGCTTTCGCAAAGCAGCCTGCAAGGGATGCACATTGCTCCCTACACCCTGCGCGTGGCTGCCATGTTTGCTGTCCTGACCCGGCTGGAGCCGCCCAAGCGTGCCAACATGGACCTCATCAAGAAAATGAAACTCTACGATGGGGAGGATGTGGATGGCTTCAAGAGCAAGGATGTCAAGGAACTCAAGGCCGAAACTGTCCGGGAAGGGATGTTTGGCATCTCACCACGGTACATTATTAACTGCTTGTCCAATGCCTTGGTTCAGGGGGAAAAGAAATATATTACCCCGATTGACGCCCTGCGAGCCATCCGGGACGGCTTTGACCAACATACCGGAATCACGCCTGAAGAACGTGAGAAGTACCTCAATCTTCTGACGCTCGTTCGCAAAGAGTATGACGAAATTGCCAAGACCGAAGTGCAGCGGGCCTTTGTCTACTCCTTTGAGGAAATGGCCAAGAGCATCTGTGACAACTACTTAGACAATGTCGAGGCCTACTGCAACAAGGAAAAAATCAAAGATCCCATCACGGAAGAAGAAATGGAACCCGACGAGCGGCTGATGCGCTCCATCGAAGAGCAGATCGGGATTTCAGAAAACGCCAAAAACATGTTCCGGCAGGAAATCCTCATCCGCATTTCGACGTATGCGCGCAAGGGCAAGCGGTTTGAGTACAATTCTCACGAGCGGCTCAAAGAAGCCATCGAGAAAAAGATATTTGCCGACTTGAAGGACATCGTCAAAATCACAACCTCGACCAAGTCGCCAGATGCTGACCAGTTGCGGCGGATCAATGAAGTCATTGACCGGCTGGTGAAAAAGCACGGCTACACCCCCGAAAGCGCCAACGAGTTGCTCAACTATGTGGGGAGCCTGCTGTCACGGTGA
- a CDS encoding V4R domain-containing protein yields MAINVADGGIKNYHNYFVPEDFLSRDPRTRTIRLRDGQRGVYASEDFITSLHAGLDEEVGNASNLIMYKSGYEWGVSDMKRFAEKMRHEFGGGKLDIWKMNRKFVLESWWWPLTTEGWGAWAIDFSFEKQGMVFVTIKNSAVAKAMEQVGKPVCYMYAGMFAGVFSVFDREERGGIEVQCYSMGNDCCKFIIGSQKKVNAAEFWRREGASAKEIMEKLVD; encoded by the coding sequence ATGGCAATCAATGTGGCCGATGGTGGTATCAAGAACTACCACAACTATTTTGTCCCTGAAGACTTTCTTTCCCGTGACCCACGCACCCGCACCATCCGGCTTCGGGATGGGCAGCGTGGGGTTTATGCTTCCGAAGATTTTATCACCAGCCTTCATGCCGGACTCGATGAAGAAGTCGGCAATGCTTCCAACCTTATCATGTACAAAAGCGGCTATGAGTGGGGCGTCAGCGACATGAAGCGTTTTGCCGAAAAAATGCGTCACGAATTTGGCGGTGGAAAGCTCGATATATGGAAGATGAACCGCAAGTTCGTACTGGAGTCCTGGTGGTGGCCGCTGACCACTGAAGGCTGGGGTGCTTGGGCGATTGATTTCAGCTTTGAAAAGCAGGGCATGGTCTTTGTCACCATCAAGAATTCAGCCGTTGCCAAGGCCATGGAGCAGGTTGGAAAGCCGGTCTGCTACATGTATGCCGGCATGTTTGCCGGTGTTTTCAGCGTGTTTGACCGTGAGGAACGGGGTGGCATCGAAGTGCAGTGCTACTCGATGGGAAATGACTGCTGCAAGTTCATCATTGGCTCGCAGAAAAAGGTCAATGCGGCTGAATTCTGGCGCCGTGAAGGTGCGTCCGCCAAAGAGATTATGGAAAAACTCGTTGACTGA
- the aroA gene encoding 3-phosphoshikimate 1-carboxyvinyltransferase, with product MAAESGIARRLEPVRRLRGKVSLPGDKSISHRMAMLAAIAEGETFIEGYSESADCGATLDCLRRLGVRLQATDSGVHIRGAGKTGLQPSPVMLDAANSGTTIRVLAGILAGQPFETSITGDASLRRRPMRRIIEPLRQMGASVSATDDNLAPLTIRGGALRGITYEPPVASAQVKSCLLLAGLFAEGETTVLEPVPTRDHTERLLRAFGVSVTCRGAARTVSGHSRLQSPGRLRAPGDFSAAAFWLAAGLMVESAELVLEDVGLNPTRTGLLTVLREAGCAIEVVNERLVGGEPIGDLQVNASTLRPSRPLRLAGALTANAIDEVPILAVLGAAFHGAEVSDAGELRVKESDRLALIVRNLRAMGVEVEERADGLTVPGGQRFRGASIETAGDHRIAMAFAVAALVADGPTTLDDAGCVGVSFPNFFTVLEQLRGQGPG from the coding sequence ATGGCCGCAGAGTCTGGCATCGCCCGGCGTCTTGAACCCGTCCGGCGGCTGCGGGGAAAGGTCAGCTTGCCGGGGGACAAATCCATCTCGCACCGCATGGCGATGCTGGCGGCGATTGCCGAAGGCGAGACCTTCATCGAAGGCTATTCGGAGAGTGCTGACTGTGGGGCCACGCTGGACTGTCTGCGCCGCCTTGGCGTCCGCCTTCAGGCGACAGACAGCGGCGTGCACATCCGCGGGGCGGGAAAAACCGGCTTGCAGCCAAGTCCGGTGATGCTGGATGCCGCCAACTCGGGCACTACAATCCGCGTGCTGGCCGGTATCCTCGCCGGCCAGCCCTTCGAGACAAGCATTACAGGGGATGCCTCACTGCGCCGCCGTCCCATGCGCCGCATTATTGAACCCTTGCGGCAGATGGGAGCAAGCGTCTCCGCCACAGACGACAATCTCGCCCCGCTCACGATCCGGGGTGGGGCTTTGCGCGGTATCACCTACGAACCGCCGGTTGCCAGCGCCCAAGTCAAGTCCTGCCTGCTGCTGGCCGGCTTGTTTGCTGAGGGTGAAACGACAGTGCTGGAGCCGGTTCCGACCCGTGACCATACCGAGCGTCTGCTCCGTGCTTTTGGTGTATCCGTCACCTGCCGGGGCGCAGCGCGTACCGTGAGCGGGCATAGCCGGTTACAGAGTCCCGGACGGCTGCGCGCGCCGGGAGACTTTTCTGCCGCAGCGTTTTGGTTGGCCGCCGGCTTGATGGTTGAATCGGCTGAACTGGTCCTCGAAGATGTCGGACTCAACCCGACCCGGACCGGGCTGCTGACTGTGTTGCGGGAAGCCGGATGCGCCATTGAAGTCGTCAATGAACGTCTGGTCGGTGGCGAACCCATCGGCGACCTGCAGGTGAACGCCAGCACCTTGCGTCCGTCGCGGCCGCTGCGTCTGGCAGGGGCGTTGACAGCGAATGCCATTGATGAAGTGCCGATTCTGGCCGTTCTGGGGGCTGCCTTCCACGGCGCGGAAGTGTCTGACGCCGGGGAACTGCGGGTCAAGGAAAGTGACCGTCTGGCACTGATCGTACGCAACCTGCGCGCCATGGGCGTGGAGGTTGAAGAGCGCGCCGACGGATTGACGGTGCCCGGCGGCCAGCGTTTTCGGGGTGCCAGCATCGAAACGGCCGGCGATCACCGGATTGCCATGGCTTTTGCTGTTGCTGCGCTGGTGGCAGACGGTCCAACCACCCTGGATGATGCTGGCTGTGTGGGCGTATCCTTCCCAAACTTCTTCACTGTTTTGGAACAACTCCGGGGCCAGGGGCCGGGGTAG
- a CDS encoding PIN domain-containing protein produces MKLTLYLETSVVGAYLDNDDPFRRDLTLRWWEYDLGEYQPFVSPLVYHELEQLAEPYRSAYLNLIRPLPQLPLRDEATMLAAGYVGSGIFQRRFLADAFHVALASVHNIDFFVTWNFGHIASIHRQARVRRFNLISGFPCPIIVTPEFLVMTGI; encoded by the coding sequence GTGAAACTGACACTCTATCTTGAAACTTCGGTTGTCGGAGCGTACCTGGACAACGATGATCCCTTCCGTCGCGACCTCACCCTGCGGTGGTGGGAGTACGACTTGGGGGAATACCAGCCATTTGTCTCGCCGCTAGTGTACCACGAACTGGAGCAACTCGCCGAACCGTACCGCTCTGCCTACCTCAACCTGATCCGTCCGCTTCCCCAACTGCCGCTCCGGGATGAAGCCACAATGCTGGCTGCCGGCTATGTGGGCAGCGGTATCTTCCAACGACGTTTTCTGGCCGACGCCTTTCATGTCGCCCTGGCCTCGGTTCACAACATAGACTTCTTTGTGACGTGGAATTTCGGGCATATTGCCAGCATCCACCGACAGGCACGGGTACGGCGGTTTAACCTCATCAGCGGTTTTCCCTGCCCCATCATCGTCACCCCTGAGTTTCTGGTGATGACCGGTATCTAG
- a CDS encoding globin family protein, with translation MTSPAVALPPHRHPELANMFRQAEGKYFTDAEFAKLESLYPNLKAHIEAAKDVRAKETGIVGRSVKEIYTMYPYEQHHEHATAKCVRDARYVLSYATLSMLIEDPRWFEDKLLIWMKTILQAFEFPETGQTEAMREAFSRIDPTLAAKLKSFKGKVKSIYHMYYVVKRECQQELQPTSFRLIAPYLDLAMNVLSEDYGA, from the coding sequence ATGACATCGCCTGCCGTGGCACTTCCCCCACATCGTCACCCTGAGCTGGCGAACATGTTCCGGCAAGCCGAAGGCAAGTACTTCACGGACGCCGAGTTCGCCAAGCTGGAAAGTCTTTACCCCAACCTCAAGGCACATATCGAAGCAGCCAAAGACGTACGTGCCAAAGAAACCGGCATCGTGGGACGCAGCGTGAAAGAAATCTACACGATGTACCCCTACGAGCAGCACCATGAGCATGCCACGGCAAAGTGTGTCCGTGATGCACGCTATGTTCTGTCTTATGCCACGCTTTCCATGCTTATTGAGGATCCGCGCTGGTTTGAAGACAAGCTGCTTATCTGGATGAAGACCATTCTCCAGGCCTTTGAGTTCCCGGAAACCGGTCAGACAGAAGCCATGCGGGAAGCCTTTTCCAGGATTGACCCGACACTGGCGGCAAAACTCAAGTCTTTCAAGGGCAAGGTCAAGTCCATCTATCACATGTATTATGTCGTCAAGCGCGAGTGTCAGCAGGAGTTGCAGCCCACAAGTTTCCGGCTGATAGCTCCTTATCTTGACCTTGCCATGAATGTTTTGTCGGAGGATTACGGAGCATGA
- a CDS encoding 2Fe-2S iron-sulfur cluster-binding protein, which yields MKTLTLQPINKTISVKTDTKVLDTLLASQCEVAMACGGMGLCATCHVFVIKGEESLTPRTEREIRTLATITGATARSRLSCQARIIGDGVVVELPEGMYLQDIEDLRVLVGKRAEVPILHPRDGRVLIERGKIITKSRILELEGEDFDMSKLAASAF from the coding sequence ATGAAAACCCTCACCCTGCAACCGATTAACAAGACCATTTCGGTCAAGACAGACACCAAGGTTCTCGACACCCTGCTGGCCTCACAGTGCGAGGTGGCCATGGCGTGCGGCGGCATGGGGCTGTGTGCAACCTGTCACGTGTTTGTCATCAAGGGCGAGGAAAGTCTCACCCCCCGCACCGAACGGGAGATTCGCACGCTGGCGACCATCACTGGCGCTACGGCGCGTTCACGGCTCTCCTGCCAGGCGCGCATCATTGGTGATGGCGTGGTTGTCGAACTCCCTGAAGGCATGTATCTCCAGGACATCGAAGACCTCCGCGTGCTTGTTGGTAAGCGGGCCGAGGTGCCGATTTTGCACCCCCGCGATGGTCGGGTGCTCATTGAACGCGGGAAAATCATCACGAAGTCCAGAATCCTGGAGCTGGAAGGCGAAGATTTTGACATGTCGAAGCTCGCGGCGTCAGCTTTCTGA
- a CDS encoding ferredoxin--NADP reductase, which translates to MKTHPYILRRIIQETPDVRSFIFDFGEHPFAFTPGQFILVHLDDKHQAPLTISSSPHDQKYFQVTVKRTGNFGTQFYDRMQVGDTVSIGRPMGQLKLQTDSLDPVCFIGCDYCIPAARSFFYYMLVRQPERRMTLFHEVTDPSQVLYDAEFKHFEQNSPLTRVILLNQPTRPAGWFGGLGRVTPVMVRSLYLENPNTKFYAAGEYPEIKFYQQVLQSAEIPKTSIFVERWS; encoded by the coding sequence ATGAAAACGCACCCTTACATCCTGCGCCGTATCATCCAGGAAACACCGGATGTGCGTTCATTTATCTTTGATTTTGGTGAGCACCCTTTTGCTTTCACACCCGGGCAGTTCATCCTTGTTCATCTTGATGACAAACACCAGGCGCCGCTGACCATCAGCTCATCTCCTCACGATCAGAAGTACTTCCAGGTAACGGTCAAAAGAACCGGTAACTTTGGCACACAGTTTTACGACCGGATGCAGGTTGGAGACACAGTCTCCATCGGGCGTCCGATGGGACAACTCAAGCTTCAGACAGACAGCCTCGATCCGGTCTGTTTCATTGGCTGCGATTACTGCATTCCGGCCGCACGCAGCTTTTTTTACTACATGCTTGTCCGTCAGCCGGAACGACGCATGACGCTCTTTCATGAAGTCACTGATCCCAGTCAGGTACTCTACGATGCTGAGTTTAAGCATTTTGAGCAGAACAGTCCCCTGACCCGTGTCATCCTGCTCAATCAGCCAACCCGTCCAGCAGGATGGTTTGGAGGTTTGGGACGTGTCACGCCGGTAATGGTAAGAAGCCTTTACCTTGAAAATCCCAATACAAAATTTTACGCAGCCGGTGAATATCCTGAAATAAAGTTCTATCAGCAAGTTCTCCAGTCGGCTGAGATTCCCAAAACAAGTATTTTTGTCGAACGCTGGAGTTAA
- a CDS encoding serine/threonine protein kinase: MTYETLKVIGSGAHAIVHLARDSTTGELYAIKEFLGGGRAAQLFFRELASLTTLQHPNVVRCVDLIYGQGNTRNKLVLEYAAGGSLRDLLNQQTALPMGEAIRVIRDVAAGLAYAHSRQILHRDLKPENILVFPDPTTGANRYKIADLGIANHLANVFDQQKPNGSPAYMAPEQFYDFSTYASDLYSLGVIFYELLTGERPFHGLPEELFTKHAKEPPDLSRIPEPVRPIVAALLHKTPGERMKSAQALLEALDTLDGPAALVPARAPDTARNAPSADTGLEQTQQLEPWFTLELAGSQQLFVINPLQRPAVYIVDARTTGFLELDRRRFVPYFLPERITATAVPHAEATTSYFATNRSLYALAAGDMSPRRLFSLPFPVTSLAVTPAENLFLLANDTRLSGYSPEGRQCWELEVCNYLQAPQLLVLGDDDILVTSGPIRPKVMCLDASGRIKYQIPLGSPALALMPSSVGGDFHLVLFGDGDQQPMRLATFTGDRELAEMDLGEAVYATKNHSHFVTFFHASGRVSLISDGLPIAEYQPRGMILDDAWVPAARAYVNIERQTPRTLVNVFRLTTTPH, translated from the coding sequence ATGACGTACGAAACGCTCAAGGTTATCGGTAGCGGTGCCCATGCCATTGTCCATCTGGCACGTGATTCAACCACCGGCGAACTGTATGCCATCAAGGAGTTTCTGGGCGGCGGCAGGGCCGCCCAACTCTTTTTCCGCGAACTGGCTTCCCTGACGACCCTGCAACATCCAAATGTCGTCCGCTGTGTTGACCTCATTTACGGACAGGGCAACACACGCAACAAGCTGGTGCTGGAATATGCCGCCGGTGGCAGCCTGCGCGACCTTCTCAACCAGCAGACCGCACTGCCGATGGGGGAAGCCATCCGGGTGATCCGGGATGTGGCCGCCGGGCTGGCCTATGCCCACAGCCGGCAAATCCTGCACCGCGATCTGAAACCTGAAAACATCCTGGTCTTTCCCGACCCGACCACCGGTGCCAACCGCTACAAGATTGCGGACCTGGGCATCGCCAATCATCTGGCCAATGTCTTCGACCAACAGAAGCCAAACGGCTCGCCGGCCTACATGGCGCCGGAGCAGTTTTATGATTTTTCGACCTATGCCAGTGATCTGTATTCTCTGGGGGTGATTTTCTACGAACTTCTGACCGGAGAGCGTCCTTTCCATGGCCTGCCGGAGGAACTTTTCACCAAACACGCCAAGGAACCACCTGACTTGAGCCGGATTCCAGAGCCGGTACGCCCCATTGTGGCAGCGCTCTTACACAAAACGCCTGGGGAGCGGATGAAGTCGGCCCAAGCTCTTCTGGAAGCCCTTGACACGCTCGACGGTCCGGCGGCGTTGGTGCCAGCGCGTGCTCCCGATACCGCCAGGAACGCACCCAGTGCTGACACGGGACTCGAACAAACCCAGCAACTCGAACCCTGGTTTACCCTCGAACTTGCCGGCAGCCAGCAGCTCTTTGTCATCAACCCACTCCAACGCCCGGCTGTCTATATCGTGGATGCCCGCACAACCGGCTTTCTGGAACTCGACCGGCGGCGCTTTGTGCCCTACTTCCTGCCGGAGCGCATTACGGCAACCGCCGTGCCCCACGCTGAGGCGACAACAAGCTATTTCGCCACAAACCGCAGCCTGTACGCGCTTGCGGCCGGTGACATGTCGCCCCGGCGACTGTTTTCACTCCCCTTTCCTGTAACCAGTCTGGCGGTGACCCCGGCCGAAAACCTGTTTCTTCTGGCCAACGACACGCGCCTGTCCGGCTACTCGCCGGAGGGACGGCAATGCTGGGAACTGGAAGTGTGTAACTACTTGCAGGCACCACAGCTTCTGGTGCTGGGTGACGATGACATCCTGGTGACATCCGGCCCCATTCGCCCCAAAGTGATGTGTCTGGACGCTTCCGGCCGCATCAAGTACCAGATTCCGTTGGGATCACCGGCCTTGGCGCTGATGCCCTCGTCGGTGGGGGGTGATTTCCACCTGGTGTTATTTGGTGACGGCGACCAGCAGCCGATGCGCCTGGCCACCTTTACCGGCGACCGCGAATTGGCGGAAATGGATTTGGGCGAAGCCGTCTATGCCACGAAAAACCACAGCCACTTTGTCACCTTCTTTCACGCTTCCGGGCGGGTTTCGCTGATTTCAGACGGATTGCCAATTGCCGAATACCAGCCACGCGGTATGATACTCGACGATGCCTGGGTGCCAGCCGCCCGCGCCTACGTCAACATCGAACGGCAGACGCCGCGCACCCTGGTCAATGTGTTTCGCCTGACCACGACACCCCACTGA
- a CDS encoding response regulator — translation MVKRVLLVDDDQAVLQIVSRWLGRYQDTFTIITAEHGREALDILMRHPVDVVVTDLQMPVMDGFELIAHMLSEQVHIPVIIMTAMVVSTVENRLQGVGAFPVIRKPLSVTALHNLICNELDARQQGVIQGFTLASFLQLLESERKSCALRVTANGRVGYLYFRDGELFHAETGQSSGEAAAYDILLWEAVKLQMAALPAMPPPKTLQDRLMGLLMEAFRRRDEAEEARLRAGAATHHSPAVEAGRETVPQPPSDEDEGGRQPLTAVPATEHQMMEAALRAAGWLLTLADHLSFSPVEPSKAYTLAPELRHSLESDNFPQQTARLLRLFDGQRTLGELETTVPDQAAVLTFLANGLKALDLLPEAPDTTPTDRLTQVEVAPTVMSDCARQPHPRTGAGQVAGKIP, via the coding sequence ATGGTGAAGCGAGTTCTATTGGTTGATGACGACCAGGCGGTGCTTCAGATTGTGTCCAGGTGGCTCGGCCGCTACCAGGACACCTTCACCATCATCACGGCCGAACACGGACGGGAAGCGCTCGACATTCTGATGCGCCACCCCGTGGATGTCGTGGTGACGGACCTGCAGATGCCCGTGATGGATGGCTTCGAGCTGATTGCCCACATGCTCAGCGAGCAGGTCCACATACCTGTCATCATCATGACCGCCATGGTGGTCAGCACTGTCGAAAACCGCCTGCAGGGCGTTGGCGCCTTTCCGGTCATCCGCAAGCCGCTCAGTGTCACAGCACTCCACAACCTCATCTGTAACGAACTCGATGCCCGCCAGCAGGGCGTTATCCAGGGATTCACACTGGCTTCGTTTCTACAGCTTCTGGAATCCGAGCGCAAAAGCTGCGCCCTGCGGGTCACAGCCAACGGGCGTGTGGGCTATCTCTACTTCCGTGACGGCGAACTCTTTCACGCCGAAACTGGCCAAAGCTCCGGCGAAGCCGCAGCATACGACATCCTGCTGTGGGAAGCGGTCAAGCTTCAGATGGCGGCACTGCCAGCGATGCCCCCTCCGAAAACCCTTCAGGACCGTCTCATGGGGCTGCTGATGGAAGCCTTCCGCCGCCGGGATGAAGCCGAGGAAGCCCGCCTCCGGGCCGGCGCCGCGACCCACCATTCCCCCGCCGTGGAAGCCGGACGCGAGACAGTGCCACAGCCGCCAAGTGACGAAGATGAAGGGGGCAGGCAGCCCCTGACCGCCGTCCCGGCCACAGAACACCAGATGATGGAAGCAGCGCTCAGAGCCGCCGGCTGGCTGCTGACCTTGGCTGACCACCTTTCCTTCTCTCCGGTTGAACCATCGAAGGCTTACACCTTGGCGCCGGAATTGCGGCATAGCCTTGAGTCGGACAACTTCCCCCAACAAACGGCCCGTCTGCTCCGCTTGTTTGATGGACAGCGTACGTTAGGCGAGCTGGAAACCACAGTGCCTGACCAGGCCGCCGTTCTCACGTTTCTTGCCAACGGACTGAAAGCCCTCGACCTGCTGCCTGAAGCCCCTGACACCACGCCCACAGACCGGCTCACACAGGTAGAGGTTGCACCCACAGTGATGAGTGATTGCGCCCGACAGCCACACCCGCGTACAGGTGCCGGACAAGTGGCAGGAAAAATACCATGA